tctataaatatatttatgtagttaaatgctAGACATGTTATATGTTGTATCTTTGATTGATGAAATGCTCATGAATGTTATtttatgataatttggagcagtgtgcatgcgttggtgtgcgtgtggtgtgtgatatgggttatggacaggacgggtagacgcggcttgagagacactcgcttagATTCGgtccttttatggataagtcgaggtaggcacggcttgagagacactcgctggcccccacatttggtttattaagcgaaagtccggcttgagagacactcactggcagaggttggattaagagggttgtataggggatcagctcccatatatgtactgtttgaaccttactgggtgtgtgagtgctccagattacctTTTTGCTGCTATGATGTGATTTATATGAAAATCATGaaagtgttgcattccactctttaggatgcattagctttagatagctatagaaattgtgcttaaaatcggtattttattccctgagtcgaacactcatttctgttcaccttattttttcaggctacaggaggagacatttttcaaaATAACCTACTTCTTTTCTCGCAAGTTATtaataattacttaattgtattattattctaaatttgaaatttaaaactccgcatgtactaACAGTAGCATTAATTTTGTTAgggattgcatgaatttaagtttttgtattaataaataaaatttttttatgagttttaaatagtttgtaaatgatataacagggttgagctgggctcccctacttttagtttctgataattactgggttaagttggtccgaaataaaattataacagtttaatttaaattattttatatgcatattgggcctaaattatgggcctGGTCATGAGTTTGAGAACAGTAAAACTTACTACGAGTCTTGGAGGTTTTATgccggcctaggtcctagtgccagtctgacctataggttgagtcgtgacacTGTCAATCCTTACTATATTTTGTCAAATTAAGCTGCAGGCTCCACTCTTGGTGGTGCCAAAGCTTTTTCTCTCGTCTGCGTGTTTGTGGATCTGGTTGTCTTCATATTTAATACCTTGACCCTAGGAAATAGATGGAGGAGGTTGGTCTGCAGCATTATTTTGTGGATTAGCTTAGCATCAGTAGCTTAGAGATTGGTTTTCAAACAAATTCTCAGCTTAGTACTATTCTATTCCAAAACTAAAACTTCATTTCTTTTTGTTATAAAAGTAAATGAACTACCACTGCCACCTTACGGGATTGAAATTGTCATTGCAAGATGTGTATATGCATTGTAATTTGATAGTTTCATTTGATAATGTTTGGCCTAGTGATACACTTGGTTAACTGATGGTAACTTTTATATCTGATACTGGTGCAATGTTGGACAGGTTAGAACTAGTGTTACTTTGAGAGTTGAAGCTTTAGGACCTCCTTTTCAAAGATAGAACAAGAAATTTGTTGCCTGTAAGTTGAGCTTCTAGTCCAAAATCATACTTTTTCTTGTCAGTCACATGGGAAAAGGACAAGACTTCCAATCTTGTGTGGTTTCTCTCAAAGTCTGGATTTTTTTGAAGGTTTATGTCATAGCAGGGAGAATTTTTCTATATTCATATTTGAAGCCTTAATGCAAGTGTTAGGGCAATAGAAAGTCTTCAATTTTTTAAAGAAAGCACCATTAAAAGTATGGATACACCATTAAGTACTCAAATGAACTTATGCTGGATTTTTTGGCATTGTGCTAAACAACCTACTTGAATTGGTCATCCATTCCTTTATTGGAGGAAAACCACTAGCACAAGGGTGATTGAAACCATTTACAGATTACCAGGCAAATGAAAATCAGCGTTAAGACAAACAGAGACAGTACTATCAGTTCTGGCTAAAAAGTAACTCTTGTTCCTGTCCAAAAGGGCAAGTTTGGTGGGGAATGAAATTATCATCTCACATTACATTTTTGCCGACTCAACATCATCATGTTACACAAAATCTCAGTAAAGCAACAGCAATGTCGCTGAAAATCTCAATTGCAGCAACATCGACCACTTCAGATTCCTGTTTTTTCACTTCATTTACCACGCCAACAAGTAATAGAATACTCGTTCAGGTGTGCAATACATTTACCTTCCAAACAATGTTTTATTCATTTAAAACAGACCTAGTATACAAACAGTCTTAAAAATAGGGGAAAAAAGCTGAGAAGCAAATTTTATCTTTGACAAGCTAATTAAACTAACACATGATTGCttacacagaatggcatgaatcaAAAACCAAAGTAATGAAACACTGATGATAATAGCGGATAATGTTCTACAAGTACAAAATTCATGACACTGCTATCAAAACTAACAAATAATGCTAACAGTTCCTCAAAGCGAAAACAAAGGCTACAAGTACACGTGCTTCTATCCCAATGCAGCAACATAAAAGCTCCAAATCTCCTATATTAGAATTAACTGGCAGCAGTGTTGCAGGTGTTTATGCCATCTTTGCAATCATTAGTAAGATCATTGAATGTCTCAATCTGCTTTTTCCCTCTCAAGAATACTTCTGTATCAACAGACACCCTCATATAACCATCAAATTCAACTGGAACACCTTTGTTAAGTTTGGTTGTCTCCGAGTACCACTCACTGTTCTCATCCCAAAGATCCTTGTACTCATCAAGAAAATGAGTTGTGTACTTGTCCTTCAAAGGGTCAAAGAAGGAAGTGTCAGGTTCATTCGTTGCAATGTAGATGTTCCTCCCGTCTTCAATCTTGTTAGCCAAGGTTGAAAGCAGTGCATCAGGAGAAGTATCCGCTGCAAGATTAGGCCAGAGTTCCTTGTTCATTGCTTTATCCCCTCTCTCAATGTGAACTGCATCATAATCCCAATTCAATCTCGAGGCCATTGCTGACACAATATCCATCAACCTTCTCGATTTCCATATCAAATGCCATGGCCGTTGAACAACAGACTCTGTTTCTCCTTCACACACTCTGTACCAGTAATTATCTGGTTCAACTGATCCAAACTTCCTCATGATTAGGGTGTCTTTAACCTCCGCAAGCTTCATAGGGGTGACCCTAAAATCCTCCAAAAGATAAAGACTCAGCTTATCCTTTTTATGCCATTTACCCCAGTCCTCCCAAAACTGAGCCTGGTCCAACACTGATGCTGCCTCCTTCAAAtgctcaaaatcaaaataaaacctgAAATCTTTCCCTTCTTCATCCTGATTTGAAGAACTATACACGGAATTCAAACAAATAGTCAAATCCATAATCAAAGTTCGATTTAGATACTGTGCTTCACCTAATGCACACAAGAAACTCCACAAGTAGTGATTCATACTCTTGCATCTATCACCACCACCATTGTAAATCAAATACTTGCCACGACTAAATGAATTCTCTGACTCAACCACGGGAAGCGAATCATTCACAGTTTCCCCAACAACAGGTAACATCACTGCCTGTTGTTGCTGGGCAGGAGTCTTTTCAAATCCAGGTTTctgattcttcttcttcttccttgcatTTACACCCGTATGGTAATCCCCAATTCCCACAACACTAAGTGTACAATTCTCTGACCTAGCTATCACAAACCGCCTGTAATCCTTGTAAAATGCAGCAGTCTTCCCTTCCTTAGGCCTAAATCGCCAGGCCATGTCACAACTACTATCATTATTGGCAGGAACCGGTTTCCCAAACCTATAAAAATGTATATCCTTAAACTGCTCTATTGCCTTTCTCATCATCAAATGAAACACTTCTGGATCCCTACAGTCTATAGGACCAGCACAATTCTCAGCAGTTATTTCAGCGGTACCATCACCACCAGCACCACCATCCTTGGGGGTTTCTACATCCGTAATGTTGATAAAAGTGGCAAATGCAGTCTGGTTTGAGGCCATGAAATCCTCCCCGGTTTTCACTACAGTATTATCGGATTTAAACGTGGCATTTGAGGTTGATGTAAGGAATGTGTTGATCTTTGTTGATGGATGAAAAAGCGGGTCCTCAGGCTCATATGTAGCAGCAATAATGGTGAAAATCAGGACTCCTAGGACAAATATTGTAAAGCAAAGATTCCCAATCATGGCCAATGCATTTTGGCCAAGATTTTCTGGCCTAAAACTTCCTGTTCTTGCTAAAGTGGCCCGACCAAACATCTTTCCCTCCCTCTTCAGCCAAGATtctaaaattaaactaaaatccACCCACGACTGCAATAAATAGAAAAGAACCCAGATGACCAAAATGCAAAAAGCACCCAAGAAATAAGAGATCTAGCAATAAGTGGATTTATGGATCATGAAAAGAATCAAAATAACAAACCAAGAATGCAAGACCCAATTGGCAGTAAAATCTAGTACAAATAATTTACTTACACATACATGAAGATCAAGGAAAACCAGTGAGCAGATTCATATCTTTCTCTGTATCTCTTGACTCTTGACTTTGTTTCTGTGTTATGGGCTAAGGAAGAAAAACTAAGCTCCCTAGTGAGATGTGCTTAAGTGGAGGCTGAAACTGTGGGTGCCAAAAATTtcgataataataaaaataattcaaaaaaaaaagatCTTTGATACATTGAGCCTGAGGTATAGTGCGCCTATTTGCATGAGATTTTGCCACGTGGACATTGGTTTACGTGGGATTATGGGATCAGTGTTGGCTTTAGAATTTGTTTATCCGTCATATCCTGTTGGCTCATGGCTGGACACTCTGGAGAGGAGTCACCGACAATGGCAAAATTGTAAAACAGGCACTAGatctaaatatattatataatatttgtaTTTAGTAAATTGGATTTTTTTTCCCATAaatagatttctttgataaattattaaaaatgtaaagataaaagaaaaggttATTTTctgtatatttaatttttttttttaaaaattattttttttaatataatttaaaaactaattatagttgtaattaaatatttaaaatagtaaaattaaaaaattattattaattaaaaatataatttagacAAAAAAATGAATTTCATGTGGAAGGAAAAGCCATCTAAGTTGTTGAATTTACAAAtacacatatttattttattgggTATTGaatattttgtaattttgttatagAGATTTGATGCatgttttataatttaaaaaaaaaagaaaataataagaaaaaaaagataattttcttattttgttagaagaaaaagggaaaaaaaattaaaagccaaaatttcctattttataaaaagagaaaaaaattatagATATTTGTGTGGAAAATGCTCTTTTttgagttattttattttttgtttaaatttgaagaaaaatagtAAAAATTCCTTTTACGACCTTATTTCcttctaatttttttaatataattttatttatttaatatgaacaaaataataaaaaatataataattttctatcttatttttctttttattaaaagcataaaaaaaaaattacttcatTTCCTTTCATTTCTTTACCTTTCCTCATaaaaaagataattttatttactttttttctCTCTTCAAATATGCCACTAAGTTCGACTCCTGTATATGTGaaaaaatgtaaattttaataaaataatttgaaaaattaatgtaaatcaattaaaaattgaaaataagaaatattagAATGATTTTTACAACTTCTCAAAAAAAGAATTGTTGAGTTTTACATGTAAACATGATGTTTTCATAAGTAGCCCATGGAACTATCATTTCCGATAAAGATattgaagctttttttttttttacaccttTCTCTCCCATTATCCAAGGCTCTTTAGACGCTACGTTAGAAAACAGCTGGGGCAGGTGTCATTCATGATAAAGGCACAAAGAGATTGCTTCTTGGATCAGCCCCCTTGAGGAACCAAGCTACTTTTCATTTTATATTATCATCCTGTGTACAAAGATGGCAAGGGTGTT
This sequence is a window from Hevea brasiliensis isolate MT/VB/25A 57/8 chromosome 10, ASM3005281v1, whole genome shotgun sequence. Protein-coding genes within it:
- the LOC110641508 gene encoding uncharacterized protein LOC110641508, with amino-acid sequence MFGRATLARTGSFRPENLGQNALAMIGNLCFTIFVLGVLIFTIIAATYEPEDPLFHPSTKINTFLTSTSNATFKSDNTVVKTGEDFMASNQTAFATFINITDVETPKDGGAGGDGTAEITAENCAGPIDCRDPEVFHLMMRKAIEQFKDIHFYRFGKPVPANNDSSCDMAWRFRPKEGKTAAFYKDYRRFVIARSENCTLSVVGIGDYHTGVNARKKKKNQKPGFEKTPAQQQQAVMLPVVGETVNDSLPVVESENSFSRGKYLIYNGGGDRCKSMNHYLWSFLCALGEAQYLNRTLIMDLTICLNSVYSSSNQDEEGKDFRFYFDFEHLKEAASVLDQAQFWEDWGKWHKKDKLSLYLLEDFRVTPMKLAEVKDTLIMRKFGSVEPDNYWYRVCEGETESVVQRPWHLIWKSRRLMDIVSAMASRLNWDYDAVHIERGDKAMNKELWPNLAADTSPDALLSTLANKIEDGRNIYIATNEPDTSFFDPLKDKYTTHFLDEYKDLWDENSEWYSETTKLNKGVPVEFDGYMRVSVDTEVFLRGKKQIETFNDLTNDCKDGINTCNTAAS